CGGTCGCAATGTTTGAACATCAAGAAGAAGTTGTCGGGCAACGTATAAAGGGGTGGGATTCATGATCGGACATGAATTGGCTGGTCGTTATAAAATTATAGAACGCATCGGTGGCGGTGGCATGGCGCTGGTCTACAAGGCTCAGGATATTTTGCTGAACCGGAATGTAGCGATCAAAGTGCTGCGCCAGCAGTTTGTGCACGACGAGGAATTTATTCGGCGTTTCCGGCGTGAGGCACAATCAGCGGCTTCGTTGTCGCATTCCAACGTGGTCAGCATCTATGATGTGGGCCAAGAGGAAGAAGTGCATTACATCGTCATGGAATATATCGAAGGTCAGAATTTGAATGAAATTATAAAAGAACGGGCACCGCTCCAGGTGGAAGAAGCTGTACGGATTGCTATCCAGATCTGCGATGCACTGGGGCACGCCCATCATAACCAGATCATTCACCGGGACATTAAACCGCATAATATTCTGATTGGCCGGAATGGGAGGGTCAAAGTAACCGACTTTGGCATTGCCAGGGCGGTCACGTCGACAACTATTACGCAAACAGGCTCTGTTGTGGGCTCTGTGCATTATTTTTCGCCGGAGCACGCCAAGGGCGTTGTTACTGGCGAGAAATCGGATTTATACTCACTTGGTATTGTGTTATATCAAATGCTCACGGCCCGTCTTCCATTTTTGGGCGAGAGCCCGATTAGTGTAGCTCTGAAACATCTCCAGGAGGAGTTTGATGAGCCTAGAGAAGTGAACCCGCTCATTCCTCAAAGCGTGGAGAACATCATCCTGAAGTCCATGCGCAAAAACCCGGAGGAGCGTTACCAGTCTGCGGAAGAAATGATGGACGATCTCGAGACGTGTTTGATGCCGATGCGACTCAACGAACCGAAGATGGAGTTCGAGGACGATGCCGATTCAACCCTGGTCATGCCGGCGCTCAAAACGATGCAGCGCAGCAGCCAGCATCACCATGACCCGGACGACGACTCGGATGACGAGGAGTTTGAGGAAAAGCCGACCGGTAAACCGAAGAAAAAATGGGTCAAGCCGACCATCATCATCGGTTCGGTGCTCCTGTTCCTCGGCATCATGTTCGGTGTCGTCATGTATGTGAACAATATGCTGGAGGTACCTGAGGTTAAGGTGCCCCAAGTTGTAGGCATGACGGAAGAGGATGCGATCCGCGAGCTTGAGGCCCAAGGTTTGACGGTGGATGAGGAAGTCATTCGTGAATATAAACCAAATGTCGATGAAGGCATTGTGTTTGCCCAGGATAAGGAACCAGAGACCATGCTCAGGCAGGGGGCACCGGTTCAATTGTCGGTTGGGGATAAGGAGCCTCTTAAGCAAATGCCGGATCTCTCGGGTAAGACGTTTGATCAGGCAGTTGAGATACTGAAAAATATGGGTATTAAGGATAACGCTATTAAGCAGTCCTCTGAAAACAATGATAATGTACCTGTCGGTCAGATCTATGATCAGAGTCCTTCCGCGACCACCGAAATTGATCCTGAACAGGTGGAGGTCCGGGTCACGATCAGCAAGGGAAAGCAGACGTTCAATATGCCGAGCCTGGTTGGCATGACAGAAGAGCAAGCCCGAAACACGATTGAATCGCTTAACCTTAAAGTTGATGCAGTCAAGGAAAAATCCAGCTTTGAAGTAAAGAAGGGCATCGTAATAGAGCAATGGCCGCATATGGCCAACCAACAAGTTGCTCCAGGCGACAAAATCACATTATTCGTCAGCTCAGGCTATCCTTCGGATGCGCTTGAGTACAATTACAGTGTACCGGTCTCACCAAGCATGGAGGGACAAGAAAGCAAAATTCGGGTCGTTTTCACCGATGCGCTGGGAGAAAACCAGGAAGCTATGAACAAGGTCATTACAACCTCGGAAATGGTACCTGTTAAGCTGCTGCTGGCTCCCGACAAGCATGCAACGGTCATGATCTTCCGTGACGGTCGCCAAGTGGATACGTACAGCGTAAGTTACAGCGATGTCAAGAATGGCACCGTGCCGCAGCCGACCTTTGAACAACCGCCTGTTGAGCCTGATGTGCCGGTGGACACCAATCCGGATGAAGGAACTGGCGAGGACGGTTCGAATGAGGAAGATGATGCTGCTTACCATTGGGACTCCGGCAACCATGAAAAAGGCAAAGGCCCTGGTAAAGGTAAGGATAACGATTAGAAACAAGTTGTGAGCACACTAAATTTCAACAAGAAAGGTGAGGCCTATTATATGCTAGAGGGACTGATCGTGAAGGCACTAAGCGGATATTATTATGTCAAACCAATGCAGGATGGCAACATTATATCCGGGGAGGACCCAGCGGTTCAATGCAGAGCCCGCGGCATTTTCAAAAAGAAAGGTATCTCTCCGCTCGTTGGAGATCACGTGATGTATTCATTGACTGAAAATGGGGAAGGGACCGTGGACGAAATTCTTCCACGGTCTTCCCAATTAATTCGCCCGCCTGTCGCGAACGTCGACCTGGCGGTACTGTTGTTTTCGGTCAAAGAACCGAATCTGAGCCTGCATCTGCTGGACAAGTTTCTGGTACATATTGAGCATGAGAGCCTTGAGGCATTGATCTGTCTGACGAAGCAGGATCTTGTAGACGCCTCCGACGATGTACTGGAGCAGGTGAAGCGCAAGTATAAAGAGATTGGTTATGAAGTGCTGATTACCAGCTCTCTGCAAGGGATTGGGACCGAAGAGGTGAAGAAACGCCTGGCCGGTCGAATCAGTGTCTTCTCCGGTCAATCCGGTGTCGGGAAATCGTCCCTGCTGAATGCGTTGATGCCAGGCCTCTCGCTGGAGACGAGTGAAATCAGCCTGCGTCTTGGCCGCGGTCGACATACGACACGCCATGTGGAGCTGATTGAGCTTGATAACGGAGGGTATGTAGCCGATACACCCGGCTTTAGCCAACTGGATTTTCTAGAGCTGGGTGTCGAGGAGTTATCGACCTGTTTCAGAGAATTTGCTCCTTATGCTGCGGAATGTAAATTCAGAGGTTGCAGTCATCTGCAGGAGCCGGGCTGCCGGGTGATCCAAGCCAAAGAGGATGGAATCATCCTGGCTAGCCGTTATGAGCATTATGTGGAGTTTTATACAGAGATGAAAGACAAGAAGCGGAGGTACTGAATGATGATTAAAATTGCGCCATCCATATTGTCAGCGGATTTTGCGAAGCTGGGACAAGAAATTAAGGAAGCCGAGGCTGGCGGAGCCGACTGGATTCATGTGGACGTCATGGACGGACACTTTGTACCTAATATTACGCTGGGACCGCCGATCGTCCAAGCCATCAGACCCCATACGAGCCTGCTGCTTGACGTACACTTGATGATTGAACAGCCTGAGCTGTATATTGCGGACTTTGTCAAGGCTGGAGCCGATCTGATCACCGTTCATGCCGAGACCTGCCAGCATCTTCATCGAGTCATCCATCTGATCAAAGAGTTTGGCGTGAAGGCCGGCGTCGCGATCAATCCGGCTACGCCAGCCCATGTCCTTCAGGAAGTGCTGCCTGACTTGGATTTGGTGCTGGTGATGACCGTGAACCCGGGGTTTGGCGGACAGGCATTTATCGAGCGGACTGTAAACAAGATCTCACAGCTGCGTGAATGGGTTTCAAACTCCGACTACCCGAATATCCATATTGAAGTGGATGGCGGCATTACAGCGGAGACAGCGCCGCTTGTGGTGGAAGCGGGAGCGGATGTCCTGGTTGCGGGCAGCGCCGTATTCGGCAAGCCGGATCGCGCGGCAGCCATTGCAGTAATCCGTGACAGTGTATCATCTTGACCAGAACGTGAGCAACGGGATGCATAGGGCGCGGGGTTCCCGCATAAATATGGTTACATGAGCTGGGTTCTCATGTAGCCTTTTTTGTCTGTGTTCACATCTGTGGGCTTGGTGCATAACATAATCTAGGAAGGCATGAGAATGATGGGGAGGGTGAGACATGAAATTCTATACGTTCAAGCTGCCGAAGTTTTTGGGAGGTTTTGTGAAGGCCATCTTAAATACGTTTCACAAGAGCTGACAGCTTGTCCCGGCGTAACAAAACCTCCGCCTGGGACTGACGCCGCCTAGCCGGTTCTGGGGAAAGAGGCAAGAACACTCCGATAGAGCGCGCATGGAGGACATACCGCATCTGTGTGCGGAGGTTTTTCTTGCGGTATAAGAAAGCCATAATGTGCGGGAGTTCTCCTTCGCTTTCTTATATCAAAAGAAGAGTGTCTAGCGACGTACTTATCGAGGACAGACTGCGTTCGACCGGAAGTTTTTCTTGCGATATAAGAAAGCGGAAGTTTTGCTCTTTCATTTTTCTTATATCTAAATAAAAAAAGCACCTGCTATCTGCTTAGGGTGCTTTTTGTTTAGAAGGAGAATATGTATCTAAACGCAAGAAAAACTTCCTTGTCCCGGATCGCCCACAAATGGTGCCTGGAGATTAAGAAGTTTTTCTTCATATAACACAAGATGATTATACGCGAGTCACTTTACCGGATTTCAAAGCGCGAGTGCTGACGTATACACGTTTTGGCTTGCCATCCACCAAAATGCGAACCTTTTGAACGTTGACACCCCAAGAACGCTTGTTGTGATTGTTAGCGTGAGAAACATGGTTACCACTGCTTGGTTTCTTGCCAGTTACATAACATTTGCGAGCCATTTATTACACCTCCTTGTTCCTAACCCTGCATGAAACAATACTTAAATATAATATCACAGTAAAAATTGCTCCGTCAACTGTCTTAAAAACATTTATTTCTCTTTGCCATTATAGTACAATGTTGATTAGTCCATAATATTTCCGAAGAAATAGTTCGTGGGCTTGTCGGCATGGCTCTCAGAAGGCTTGGGAACCGCCGGAAAGCGTAGAGGACGAGAGGATAGCCCATCATAGATTTATGATCCATTAATCATGGTAAGTCTTTTATTTACTGCTTGGGCATTTCGTCAGCTATAAGCTATGAAATAGATATGAAATTTACAACAAGAAGTGTTATGGGTATCAAGCCAGGAAGGGGAATTCTCATTGAGTAAGCGTTCTTTGAATGGAACAGAATTTACCGCGATGGTCCTAGCCGGAGCGGAGCAGCTGCAGCAGCATGCAGAACACGTCAATTCCCTGAATGTATTCCCGGTGCCGGACGGCGACACGGGGACCAACATGAATTTGACGATGACTGCAGGTGTGGCAGAACTGAAGAGTAAGTACTCGGAGTCCGTCGGGCATAGTGCCGGTGTGCTGTCCAAGGGGCTTCTGATGGGAGCCAGAGGGAACTCGGGGGTTATTCTGTCCCAGCTGTTCCGTGGTTTCAGCCGATATGCTGCACCTTATACAGAACTAAATTCTCATCAATTCGCCGCAGCACTGCAGACAGGCGTAGAAGCTGCGTATAAAGCTGTCGTGAAGCCTGTTGAAGGTACCATCCTTACCGTAGCTAAAGAAGCGGCCAAGCATGCGGTCTATTTCTCCCGCCGCAACAACGATATCGTGGAATTGATGGAGCAGGTGTTGGCCAAAGCCAAAGAAACACTGTCCCAGACGCCGGATATGCTCCCTGTTCTGAAGCAGGTTGGCGTCGTGGACTCGGGTGGCCAGGGCCTGGTTTACATTTATGAAGGTTTCTTGCAGGTGCTGAGAAAAGACGCTCCGCCCGGATCGTTTGCTATTGCCGGAGGACAAGCTGAACAGAGCAACACGGCACCGGCCTTTCAAGCAGTCCCTGACTTCTCGGCGGTTCAAGCTCCGGCTTCTGCCCAGTCCAGACTGTCCACAGAGGATATTGAATTTTTATATGACATGGAATTCTTTATTAATCGGCAGCTCGGAGAAGGAACGAACGCAGACTTTGATGAAGATAAGTTCCGGAAAGCGCTTGCAGTGAATGGTGATTCCATCATTGTCATCGCCGATGACGAGACCATCAAAGTTCATGTGCATTCCAAGGCTCCGGGCGAGGTGATGAATTTGGCGCTAATGTATGGAGAGATCACTCAGATTCATATATTGAATATGCGCGAGCAGCACCGTGATTTGCTGACAACGGGAATGGATATCGCACCGATGCCCGAGTTATTTGCGGATATTCCGGCAGAGACCGTTACACCGGAAGCTCCGGCTGTTCCTCCGGCAGACGAGATCGCACCGTACGGTTTCATTGCGGTATCGTCAGGGGAAGGCATCTCCGATATATTCAAAAGCCTGGGCGTTGACGTCGTTCTCTCCGGAGGACAGACAATGAACCCGAGCACCGAGGATTTTGTTAATGCGATTACTTCGATCTCGGCACAGCAGATTTACATCCTGCCGAATAACTCCAACATCGTGCTGGCTGCCCAGCAGGCGAGAGAGCTTCTCGAAGGCGAGCGCAGCGTAACGGTTATTCCGAGCAAGACGATTCCGCAGGGGATCGCGGCAGCATTTGCTTTCGAGGAAGACGAGAATGCGGATACGAATACCGACAATATGCTGAATGCGATCACTCGTGTGCAATCGGGGCAGGTAACCTATGCCGTTCGGGACACAACGATCGATGATCTCGAGATCAAGGCTGGCCAGTTCATCGGTATTCGCAATTCCAACATCGTTGCAGCAAATGCGGATCTGATTACGACCTCCCGGGATTTGCTGAGTAAAATGCTGGAATCCGGGGATGAAATCGTGACTCTGCTTACCGGCGCGGACGCAACCGAGGAATCGACCAACACACTCACCGAGTGGCTTGGTGAGCAGTACCCTAACGCAGAGGTTGAGGTACACTACGGCGGACAGCCGATCTATTCTTATCTGTTCTCCGTGGAGTCTTGATATAGAACGCTTTGATATTATGCAAGGTACATTTATAGGAGGGGTTCCGGTGAATAAGACCGTTATTGTGACAGACAGCACAGCGGATATTCCGGCAGACCTGGCGAAGCAACACAACATTCATATTGTGCCGCTGAAACTCATGTTCGGGGAAGCTTCGTATTTGGACGGAGTCGAAATCACGCCGAGAGAGTTCTACAAAAAGCTGGTTGAGTCGCCACAGCTTCCGACGACCTCTCAGCCTTCACCCGCAGATTTTGCAGCTGCGTATGAGTCCATCTTGGAACAGCACCCAGGCTGCTCCATTGTGTCGATTCACATCTCATCCGGCATGAGCGGGACGTATCAGTCCGCATTGCTTGCCACCTCTATCATCGAAGGAGAAGCGGATATTACCGTGTGGGATTCCAAATCGGCCTCCTATGGTTTCGGATTATTCGTGGTCCATGCAGCGAAGCTCGCACAAGAAGGAGCCTCTGTTTCTGATATTATTTCGTCACTCGAAGAGCTCCGTTCCAAGCGCCGTCTCTACTTCCTGGTAGACACGCTGGAATATTTGCAGAAGGGCGGACGGATCGGTAAGGCTTCGGCTGTGCTGGGCACGCTGCTTAACATTAAGCCGATCTTGTCCATTGATGGCGAAGGAATCATATTTCCGGTAGACAAGGTCCGCGGTCGCAAGAAAGCGACAGCGAAAATCATTGAACTGTTTCAACAGGATCTATCCGGTGTGAAAAATATTAAAGTGGCTGTGGGTCATACAGCTGACCCTGCTCAGGTTGAGGATTTTCTGCAGCAGCTGTCCGCTGTGTTTACGATTGAGGAAACGGTATTTTCCGAGATCGGTCCGGTTGTCGGTACGCACGTTGGACCGGGAACCATTGCAGCATATATATGGCCTGCTTAAGTGAGGTAGATGATATGAGTCTCAAACTCGATCAAATATCCGTCAGACAGATCAACGGCGTGAGCGCCCTGAAAGAGGGGGAGCTTCACGCCTTTGGCGTCTCTACGGTCAAGGATCTTTTGGAGTATTACCCCTTCCGGTATGAGGATTACCGGCTCCGTTCCCTAAGTGAAGTCAAGGACGGGGACAAAATCACCATTCAAGCCAAGATAGCCAGCGTACCGGTACTGCAGCGCTATGGGCGTAAATCCCGTCTCACCTGCAAAATGCTGGCCGAAAACTGGATGTTCACTGCGACCTGGTTTAACCGGCATTTTCTGAAGGACCAGCTTACGGCTGGCCGGGAGATTGTGCTGACAGGCAAGTGGGATCAGCGCAGAATGCAGCTTACGGTGTCCGAATCCGAATTCCCGGATAAGGGAGCCTTCCGCAGCGGGACGCTGCAGCCGGTGTATTCCATCGGCGGTAAGATCACGCAATCGTGGATCCGAAAAACAATGGGGCAGGCATTGGAGCAATACGGGGAGATGATCCCCGAGATTTTGCCGCAATCCCTGCTCAGGAAATATGATCTGATGCCCCGTAAAGCGGCAATCATGACGATCCATCAGCCTGTCGACTCCCGGGAAGGTCAGGAAGGGCGGCGCCGGATGGTGTATGAGGAGCTCTTCTTGTTCCAGTTGAAAATGCAGGCGTTCCGGGCGCTGAACCGGAGTCGAATGGACGGTGTTGTACATACGGCTGACAATGCAACGATCCGGGAGTTCGTGCGCAGCTTCCCTTTTGAGCTCACGGATGCGCAGAAGAAGGTGGAGCTGGAGATTTTGCATGATATGCGCTCCCCTTACTGCATGAACCGTTTGCTTCAAGGGGATGTCGGCTCGGGAAAAACGATTGTTGCCGCCGTCGCTCTGTTTACAACAGTGCGCTCAGGCTTTCAAGGGGCCTTGATGGTGCCGACAGAGATTCTCGCCGAACAGCATATGCGTTCGCTGCAGAAGCTGTTTGAGCCCTTTGGCATTACCGTTGGCCTGTTGACAGGCAGTGTCACGGGTAAGAAGCGCAAAGACCTGCTGGCTTCCTTACAGATGGGGTTGACGGACGTTGTCGTGGGCACCCATGCTCTCATTCAGGATGATGTATACTTCCGGGAGCTGGGACTCGTCGTGACGGATGAACAGCACCGTTTTGGCGTGAATCAGCGAAGCGTACTCCGCCGTAAAGGCTACAACCCGGATGTGCTAACGATGACGGCGACGCCGATTCCACGGACGCTGGCCATTACCGCCTTCGGGGATATGGATGTATCCACGCTGTCGGAGCGTCCGAAAGGCCGTATTCCCATTACGACCTATTGGGTCAAACATGAACTCATGGACCGTGTGCTCGGATTTATTTCCCGGGAAGTAAATCAAGGACGTCAGGCATATCTGATTGCTCCTCTGATTGAAGAATCGGACAAGCTGGACGTTCAGAATGCGATTGATCTGCATGTTCAGATGCAGCAGGCCTTTCCTACGTATGCTGTGGGTCTGCTGCACGGCCGTATGACGCCTGCCGAGAAGGATGAGGTTATGCGCCAATTCTACAGCAATGAGGTCCAGCTGCTGATTTCCACGACGGTCGTTGAGGTTGGCGTCGATGTGCCGAATGCCACGTTGATGATCATTATGGACGCCGATCGCTTCGGTCTGTCCCAGCTGCACCAGCTTCGGGGCCGCGTAGGCCGTGGGCAGCATGCATCCTACTGTGTTCTTGTGGCCGATCCGAAATCGGAAGTGGGCCAGGAACGGATGCAGGTGATGACCGAAACCGAGGACGGCTTCGAGGTATCCCGGAGGGATTTGGAGCTTCGGGGCCCGGGCGACTTTTTCGGTACGAAGCAGAGCGGACTGCCGGAGTTCCGGCTGGCCGATATGGTCGCCGACTTCAAAGTAGTGGAAGAGGCTAGGGGCGATGCAGCGTCCCTTGTCAGCGACAGTTCCTTCTGGACGTCTCCTGAATATGAGCCATTGCGCGACTTTCTTCAGCAGGAGAAGATCTTCCAGGGCGATATCATGGACTAATAACATGAATCTGTTAGCACAATGGACAGACCTTCGTCATATACTCAAAAAAGGTAGCAGCATTTATGACTGGAGGTGCTTCAACATTGAGTTATCAGCAGTACGGGATTAGTCCGCAGCTGGTAGAACGAATCAAGCAAAAAATGAAAAACCCGGCAGTCAAGGAAAGAATCAAAGGGCTGACTCAGGGTTTAACCAAGGCAGATCTTCAAAATAGCGCAAAAGTGCATCAAATGATCCGGACGGCCAGCGGCATCTTGAATGAAAAGCTGAGCTCCACGCAGGAGCAGCAAATGGTTCAGTTTGTGCTTGCACAGCGCATCGATCCGAACAACACCTTCCATTTGATCAAGCTGTGGGGGATGTTTCGATAACAATTGGATGACATCAAGGAATTACTTTGCATAGAAGAAGCCCCTCTCGGGAGTGTTTTCTCCTTATGAGCAGGGGCTTTTGATTTCGCGTATGCAAAGGATGCAACATTCCTGGCGGACTCCCGTAAAAGGAATCCCTTAGTTTGTGGTCAACGGATTTAGCTGCCTGTAATAGAACGGATGCAATCTTCCGTGTCATTTTTAACGGAATTTACGGTTGTGCTAACCGCAATGGCTTGCATGTCCTCCTCGGGGTAAGGCCTTAGAAGCTCTTTGAGGGATTGCAGGAGGGAGGGGCTACCTTCATGGGTATGGGAAGACGTCTGCCGTTCAAGCCATAACGCTTCGTCTTCGGGTCTCAGAATGACCGGCATCCGGTTATGGATCGGCGCCATGAGTTGATTGGGTTCGGTTGTAATGACGGTGCAGGTGCTAAGCTTATCTCCGCTTGGGGTAATCCAGGTATCATACAGACCTGCCATGCTGAATATTTCGCCGTTCTTCAAGCTGATGCGAAAGGGCTGCTTGCCATTGCCGTTTTTTTGCCATTCGTAAAAACCGTCTGCAGGAATTAGGCATCTTTTCCGATAAAAGGGCATCCTATAGGCAGGCTTGGCTTCCAGCGTTTCACTACGCGCATTGATCATTTTGGCTCCGGCCGAGGCATCCTTGGCCCAGGATGGGACAAGCCCCCATTGCAGCTGACCGATCCGATTGGTGCTGCCGTCGTTGATAATAGCCGTGACCATCTGCGTAGGCGCGATGTTGTACCGGGGAATATGAAAGGGAGAGACCGATTCGGGATCGATGAGATACCTGGTCATCAGTTCTTCCCAAGTGACCGTGAGTGTAAAGCGTCCGCACATCGTTTCAAGCCTCCTGTCATTTGCTGTCGCTAAGATTTGAATATAGCGTCTAATTAAGACTTTTATCGAGTTCAGAAATAAATTGCTAGTACATTTGTGTTTGAGTATATCAAATATAACGTAACTAACCAAAAGGGCCTAGCGTATAGCCAGGCCAAGCATCATGAATGGAGGATTTTTTGTGTTTGATTTAAAAGCTAACGGGACCTCGGTTAAGACAGAAGTTGTTGCCGGGGCCACGACGTTTTTCACGATGGCGTATGTGACTGTTGTGAATCCGCTGATTCTATCGCAAGCGGGTGTGCCTTTTGAGCAGAGCTTCACGGCTACTATTATTGCCGCTGTGATTGGTACACTGCTGATGGGGCTCGTAGCCCGTTATCCGATCGCTGTAGCACCGGGGATGGGCTTGAATGCCTACTTCACCTATTCCGTCGTTCAGGGACATGCCGGACTTGGGTATATTGAAGCTTTCTCAGCCGTTTTTATAGCCGGTATTCTGTTTCTGGTATTATCGATGACTTCCCTGCGGCGCAGGCTGATTGAGATGATCCCGGCCAATTTGAAGCATGCGATCACGGTCGGAATCGGCTTGTTTATTGCTTTTATCGGATTGCGGATGAGCGGCATCATTACAGCGCATCCGGACAATCTGGTAGCGCTCGGTGATCTGCACCAGCCATCAGTTGTGCTCGCCTTGGTAGGACTTGCGGTTACGCTTGTGCTGCTGTCGCGCGATGTGAAGGGTGCCTTGTTTATCGGAATGATTATTACCGGGATTATCGCTTATTTTGCCGATATGCTGTCTTTTACGAACGGGATTATGTCGCTTCCAACGCTGCCGGAAGGCATTCTGGTATGGAACCCGATTACCGCTGCCTCGGATGTGATCAGTCATGGACTCTATGCCGTTGTGTTTTCGTTCCTCCTGGTGACACTGTTTGATACCACAGGTACGGTAGTTGGTGTGGCAGAACAGGCGGGGCTTATGAAGGATAACAAGCTGCCTCGTGCGGATCGTGCCATGTTCTCCGATTCGGTGGCAACTGTGGCCGGATCTATGGTCGGTACAAGCCCGACCACCGCTTATGTTGAATCTGCAGCCGGTGTTGGCGCAGGCGGTCGGACAGGATTAACGGCGGTCGTCGTTGCTGCATTGTTTGTGGTTGCTGCCTTCTTCAGCCCGCTGATCGGCGCGGTTTCCGGATTATCCGCCATCACCGCACCTTCGCTCATCGTAGTGGGTTGCCTGATGCTAAGCAACGTTCAGCACATCCGGTGGAATGATTTTGATGAAGCGTTCCCCGCGTTTCTCGTGATCTTGACCATGCCGCTTACGTCCAGCATCGCGACTGGGATCGCGCTCGGTTTTATCTCATATCCGCTGATGAAAATCGTGAAGGGCAAGTGGAAGGCGGTTCACCCGCTGATGTATATTTTTGCTGTGCTGTTCGTACTGCAGCTTGTCTTTGTCCCGCATTGATTCAGGAGCATTAGAAGCATGACAATCCCCTGCCAAGGTCTAAGCAGACCCGGCAGGGGATTTTTGGCATGCCGATAAACCCTCGTATGAGCTTGAACATTGTTTGTGACGGATCGAGAAAATGCTGCAACGGCTCCTGGTTGTTAATTCTCGTCCGGTTAAAAGGGACATGCCTTCTTATGGCCGTGCAGATGCACAGAGCTTAGCGAGTTCGGCTCCATACGTCCGCGTACCTCGTGACGAGGCCGTGCTCGTCAACCTCCAGATCCGCTTGATAGGCCCCATGGTTACTCTCATAACGGTAGGTGTACTCGCCCGTACGCGTGTATTGTTGGGGAAGCGGGGCGATGGTTAGGCTCGGGAACTGAATCCAGACTGCCGTCATGGACGCACTCTCCCCAGGCTCCAGCTTCAAGCGCCGGATCGGCAGCGTGTTGGTGGATGGGGTAATCCCGAGATCAATGTCGTTCATTCCGGCAAATGCCGTGAGCTCGGTATCGCCGCTCCACCAGCAGCCGTCGTCATCCCGCTCCAGGTGAAGGGACCGTTCCTCCGTGCCGCTTGTGAGCTTAATCTTTACCCTCCGGGTCTGCCAGCTGCTGGTGGTTTCAACCTCATAGGAGCAGTGGAGCTGCCGACCTTCCAGGCTGGCTACGACCGTTCCGGTGAGCGTAAATCCGTCATGATGCCGATAGAGCCGGCCATGTTCCAGAGAGGGAAGATCATGCCTGTTCCATAACAGCGATTCCAGAAGCTGGGACGAGCTTGTGGTCTTTTGTCCCAGGGGCTGCATGTCTGCTTCAGCATGGATATGGTCGTTCAAAGTGAGATCACGTCCTTTGTCAAACAAGAGTATGAATAGATGCTACACCTCTATATTATATAACGAACATATGTTTGTTATAAAGCGATAAATACCGTGTGTGATAACCGAAGATAAATCGGGGACTTCCACACAAGATGCTTATTCCATATATGGACGCAAAATCGTTTGTGAAGTAATATGTAAAGATCATATACTAATCCG
Above is a window of Paenibacillus sp. FSL K6-1330 DNA encoding:
- the rpmB gene encoding 50S ribosomal protein L28 yields the protein MARKCYVTGKKPSSGNHVSHANNHNKRSWGVNVQKVRILVDGKPKRVYVSTRALKSGKVTRV
- the pknB gene encoding Stk1 family PASTA domain-containing Ser/Thr kinase, which encodes MIGHELAGRYKIIERIGGGGMALVYKAQDILLNRNVAIKVLRQQFVHDEEFIRRFRREAQSAASLSHSNVVSIYDVGQEEEVHYIVMEYIEGQNLNEIIKERAPLQVEEAVRIAIQICDALGHAHHNQIIHRDIKPHNILIGRNGRVKVTDFGIARAVTSTTITQTGSVVGSVHYFSPEHAKGVVTGEKSDLYSLGIVLYQMLTARLPFLGESPISVALKHLQEEFDEPREVNPLIPQSVENIILKSMRKNPEERYQSAEEMMDDLETCLMPMRLNEPKMEFEDDADSTLVMPALKTMQRSSQHHHDPDDDSDDEEFEEKPTGKPKKKWVKPTIIIGSVLLFLGIMFGVVMYVNNMLEVPEVKVPQVVGMTEEDAIRELEAQGLTVDEEVIREYKPNVDEGIVFAQDKEPETMLRQGAPVQLSVGDKEPLKQMPDLSGKTFDQAVEILKNMGIKDNAIKQSSENNDNVPVGQIYDQSPSATTEIDPEQVEVRVTISKGKQTFNMPSLVGMTEEQARNTIESLNLKVDAVKEKSSFEVKKGIVIEQWPHMANQQVAPGDKITLFVSSGYPSDALEYNYSVPVSPSMEGQESKIRVVFTDALGENQEAMNKVITTSEMVPVKLLLAPDKHATVMIFRDGRQVDTYSVSYSDVKNGTVPQPTFEQPPVEPDVPVDTNPDEGTGEDGSNEEDDAAYHWDSGNHEKGKGPGKGKDND
- the spoVM gene encoding stage V sporulation protein SpoVM, whose product is MKFYTFKLPKFLGGFVKAILNTFHKS
- the rsgA gene encoding ribosome small subunit-dependent GTPase A — its product is MLEGLIVKALSGYYYVKPMQDGNIISGEDPAVQCRARGIFKKKGISPLVGDHVMYSLTENGEGTVDEILPRSSQLIRPPVANVDLAVLLFSVKEPNLSLHLLDKFLVHIEHESLEALICLTKQDLVDASDDVLEQVKRKYKEIGYEVLITSSLQGIGTEEVKKRLAGRISVFSGQSGVGKSSLLNALMPGLSLETSEISLRLGRGRHTTRHVELIELDNGGYVADTPGFSQLDFLELGVEELSTCFREFAPYAAECKFRGCSHLQEPGCRVIQAKEDGIILASRYEHYVEFYTEMKDKKRRY
- a CDS encoding DAK2 domain-containing protein, whose product is MSKRSLNGTEFTAMVLAGAEQLQQHAEHVNSLNVFPVPDGDTGTNMNLTMTAGVAELKSKYSESVGHSAGVLSKGLLMGARGNSGVILSQLFRGFSRYAAPYTELNSHQFAAALQTGVEAAYKAVVKPVEGTILTVAKEAAKHAVYFSRRNNDIVELMEQVLAKAKETLSQTPDMLPVLKQVGVVDSGGQGLVYIYEGFLQVLRKDAPPGSFAIAGGQAEQSNTAPAFQAVPDFSAVQAPASAQSRLSTEDIEFLYDMEFFINRQLGEGTNADFDEDKFRKALAVNGDSIIVIADDETIKVHVHSKAPGEVMNLALMYGEITQIHILNMREQHRDLLTTGMDIAPMPELFADIPAETVTPEAPAVPPADEIAPYGFIAVSSGEGISDIFKSLGVDVVLSGGQTMNPSTEDFVNAITSISAQQIYILPNNSNIVLAAQQARELLEGERSVTVIPSKTIPQGIAAAFAFEEDENADTNTDNMLNAITRVQSGQVTYAVRDTTIDDLEIKAGQFIGIRNSNIVAANADLITTSRDLLSKMLESGDEIVTLLTGADATEESTNTLTEWLGEQYPNAEVEVHYGGQPIYSYLFSVES
- the rpe gene encoding ribulose-phosphate 3-epimerase, translating into MIKIAPSILSADFAKLGQEIKEAEAGGADWIHVDVMDGHFVPNITLGPPIVQAIRPHTSLLLDVHLMIEQPELYIADFVKAGADLITVHAETCQHLHRVIHLIKEFGVKAGVAINPATPAHVLQEVLPDLDLVLVMTVNPGFGGQAFIERTVNKISQLREWVSNSDYPNIHIEVDGGITAETAPLVVEAGADVLVAGSAVFGKPDRAAAIAVIRDSVSS